The sequence GGAGAATCCGCATGACTTGATTGAACCGATGCTCAGCAAATCCATCATTGTGTCCCATGCCCGCGACGGGGTGGAAATGCTGAGGGAATATAAGCTGCCCAAGCCTATCCGCGACATTGCGGAGCAGCATCATGGGACTACATTCCTGCATTATTTTTATCATAAAGCACTGAAATTAGCCGAAGAAAAAGGGAATGAGCCTGATTTTACCGAAGATGATTTCCGTTATCCTGGACCCAAGGCACAATCGAAGGAGTCAGCGGTGGTTGGTATTGCTGACAGTGTAGAAGCGGCCGTACGCTCCTTGCGCAAACCGACGGTCGTACAGGTGGAGACGATGATTGAGAAAATTATCAAGAGCCGGCTGGATGATCATCAATTCGACGAATGCGATCTAACGATAAAGGAACTGGATATCATTGCGCGAACGCTGAAAGAGACGGTTATGGGCATTTTCCATTCCCGGATTGAATATCCAGAGGATATACGCAAGCCGAAAAAAGAAGAAGGGGCTGTTAATACATGAGCCTAGGAATTATATGGAATAATGAACAAGCTGAATACGAGATTAAAGACAGTCTTATAACGCTGCTGGAGAGCATTCTACAAAAGGCGGCAGAAGCGGAAGGGATTATCAAAGGTGAGGTTGACCTTACTTTTGTCGATAATGAACGTATCCACGAATTGAACCGAGAATATCGGGGGATTGACCGTCCCACGGATGTACTTTCTTTTGCCATGAATGAATCCAGTGAAGATGAGCCGGAAATTATATATGAAGTGGAAGAGGGCGAAGAGCTGGAGGAATTTCCGGACATGCTTGGAGATATTATTATCTCAGTAACCCGCGCACAAGAGCAGGCTTTGGAGTACGGGCATTCTCTGGAACGGGAGCTTGGTTTCCTGTTCGTGCACGGATTTCTGCATTTGCTTGGCTACGATCATCAGGATGACGCATCTGAGGCTGAGATGATGTCCAAACAGGAACAAGTACTGATCCAGGTTGGGTTGACCCGCTAATGGTCAAGAACACGGCGGTAGGCCACAAAAAGTTCTGGCACTCTTTTCGTTTTGCGGCACACGGCATTGCCGGAGCCTTTCAATCCGAGCTTAACATGAAAGTGCACAGCTACCTGGCTGTAGTTGTTCTTATTGCTGCCGCCGTATTCAGACTTCCAGCAGCCAGTTGGATGCTGTTGCTGCTCGCGATCACACTTGTGCTGACCGCCGAACTGCTCAATACGGCCATTGAAGCGACGATTGACCTAGTATCGCCTGAGGTTCATCCCTTGGCAAAGAAAGCCAAAGATACCGCCGCCGGAGCCGTGCTTCTATCGGCGGTGTTTGCTCTTATAACTGGGCTGTATGTTTTTTACGGTCCCGTGATAGACTGGATTACTGGACTTATGTCATAATCAATATACAACTTAAGCTTAGAGGAGAGGCGGACGAGCGTTTTGCGACTCCGCCATCTTTTAATTGAGAAGGTTTGTAGCATATGCTCACAAAACTAAACCGTATGCTTCCGAAGCCAGTTTTGTGCGAAGCTGTTCAGGGAAGTTATGCTTACAAAACTTAAGCATATGCTTCCGAAGCGAGTTTTGTACGAATCTATTCAGAGAAGTTATGCTCACAAAACTTAAGCATATGCTTCCGAAGCGAGTTTTGTTGCGTAGAGAATTCAAGTAGCTAAGCTTCACAAAACTTTTAGGAGGACAGGAAACTATGGATTCTGCTCTACTTCTTCAAGAAGCGATTAAAGCACGTGCCAATGCATATATTCCCTATTCTCGTTTCGGAGTCGGCGCTGCGCTGCTTGATCAGGATGGTCATGTTCATCACGGCTGCAATGTGGAGAACGCAGCTTATGGTCCTACCAATTGCGCAGAACGTACCGCGTTGTTCCGTGCAATTGCGGATGGTCATAAAGCTGGTTCCTTTAAGGCTATCGCTGTTATTGCTGACACTGACGGACCCGTATCGCCCTGTGGAGTCTGCCGCCAAGTAATGATTGAACTGTGTCCACCAGATATGTTGGTCATTCTCGGAAACATGAAGGGTGATATCGTTGAGACTACAGTGCGCGACCTGCTGCCCGGCGCCTTCGGCCCGGCGGATCTGGAGCAAGGACAAGCTCCCGAGTAAGTGAGGACATGTATTTGGTTAAGCATTTAGCATCTGGACGATTCTATTGCACTCTGTGCAGTAGAATCGCCTCGATATAGCTTCAATTGCTATTCTACTGTACTTAGTACAGTAGAATTACTTAAATAACCAGTATATGGCCCTAACCTGTTAATTCTACTGTATAGAGTGCAGTTGAATTAACAATCAGCCCGCTTTCCGTCCAATCTACTGCACAAAGTGCAATAGATTGGACGGAAAGCGGATCTAAGCCAGCGGCGATACTCGCATTGGAACACAATACCGCTGCCGCTACTCACTCTGTTGTTCTCACTCTGTCGTTGAGTAACTTTCACCTGTAAGCGCTGCGGCAAAGCCGCCAGCGACTCCACGTTCAACTAGTGTTGTATAATCATCATAAAGTCAATCAACGCTGCAAGTTCTTCTCACGGAGAGCGGAATGCGAGCCGTGTAACCTAGTCTGCACTAGTAGTCCGCGCCGCAGTCAAGCGTGTTCCCGCAGGGAACGTAAGCGCTCCAGCCCAACTGTCACTTTATTCCCCTAAAAGTAAGCAGTCACGCCATTTCCGGGTGTCCAGAGGGCCGGGGCCTTGGGGTCCCCCTTGGCTAAGGGGGATTTAGGGGGATCGAAACGCTATAGGGGGATTGAAACGCTTTAAAGAGATCAAAAAAGGGTATCATAAGGTTACAAGAAATTGAAAAAGGCAAGCAGTCGAAAGGAAGATTATATGAAATTCAAATCAGGGTTTGTCGCCATTATTGGCAGACCAAACGTAGGTAAATCGACATTGATGAATCAGGTTATCGGTCAGAAAATTGCCATCATGTCAGATAAACCGCAGACGACCAGAAATAAAATCCACGGTGTCTACACGACCAATGATTCGCAAATTGTGTTCCTGGACACACCGGGTATCCATAAAAGACAGTCCAAGCTGGGTGATTACATGAACCAGACGGCCATGAGCACATTGGGTGAAGTTGAAGCAGTGCTGTTTCTTGTAGATGCATCCGAGGGAATGGGCGGAGGCGACCGTTATATTGCAGAACATTTGAACGGACTGAAGACGCCAGTTATTCTCGTACTCAACAAAATCGATAAGATTGAGCCGGAAGCATTGCTTCCATTGATGGCGGAATACCAAAAGCTGCATGATTTTGCCCAAATCGTACCGACCTCTGCCAAGTTTGGCAACAATGTTAACACGCTACTGGAGCAAATCGCCAAATATTTGCCGGAAGGACCTCAGTATTACCCGTCGGATCAAATTACTGACCATCCGGAGCAATTTGTGTGCGCGGAATTGATCCGTGAGAAAATATTGCAGCTAACCCGCGAAGAAGTGCCGCATTCTATTGCGGTAGCTATCGAAGATATGAGCGTAGAGCCTAATGGCGTTGTGCATATCTCTGCGGTTATTTTTGTAGAGCGTGATTCCCAAAAAGGGATCATTATCGGTAAGCAGGGAGCTCTGCTGAAAGAAGTGGGCAGACGGGCCCGTACGGATATTGAGAACCTGCTGGGTTCGAAGATTTTTCTGGAATTATGGGTAAAGGTGAAAAAAGATTGGCGCAATCAGGATCGCGTTCTGCGTGATTTGGGCTTTCATAAAGACCTTTAAATTCTTCTCCCTGCTCCCTTGGCAGGAATTGCAAGGATAGAACCTGTCCTAACGCACATCCTAACTTCGAAGAAACATCGTGTTTTCAGAAGAAAGGATGAATACGAATGCGAGACTTTTCGTGGAAGTATTTTGCAATGACTGGAGATGTCGATGCTTATCTGTTGTACAAGGAAGCACATATTCCACAGGGCGAGGGTGGAACGCTGCTGGTGGAGGAAGAGAAGGTCTGTGATGAAGAAGCACAATAAGGACTGGTTGCTTGCCGAATGGTTGGGGGACGAGGCATGCTACACAGGGTGGAAGGGATCGTCATCCGCAGCATGGACTATGGTGAGGGGAACGTCATCATTACGCTTTGCACCGAGAACGCCGGCAAAGTAGGTGTTCTGGTACGCGGTGCCAAGAAAGTCAAGAGCCGTCATGCTGCGCTGATCCAGCTGTTCACCGTCGGACAATTTGTTTTTTTTAGAACTAATGGTGGGCTGGGAACGTTAAATTCCGGTGAGATTATTCACTCCCACCACCCACTTCGCGAGGATTTGATCAAAGCCGCATATGCCTCTTATGCTTGTGAGCTGCTTGATCGTGTGCTGCATGATGATGAAACCGGAAGCTTCTGGTTTCGCCAGCTCTCAGCCTGCCTCAATGCACTTCAGGACAACAAGGAACCAAGTGTGATTATAAATGTGTATGAGATGAAAATCCTGCAGACTGCGGGTTATGGCCCACAACTGGATGGATGTGTGATATGCGGAATGGAAAAGCCCGATGAACAGTTGCTGATAAGTCCGCGTCTGGGTGGGGTGTTGTGTCGCAGCTGTAAGCATAATGATCCTCCGGCGATGGAGGTTTCACCACGTGCTCTGAAGCTGCTGAGACTATTCGCTAGACTTGATCTGAACCGACTGGGCAATGTGGATGTCAAAGAAAGTACGCGTGATGAGCTTAAGTTAATTATGCGGGCTTTCATGGACATGCAGTTGGGCCTAAAGCTGAAATCACAAAATTTTCTGGATCAGCTCGACAAATACAATATTTGACGAAATCCAAAAATTCCGTTACTATAGACAAAGTTTCTATTTGTAGAAATGACTCAGTCGTTATTGCTCTAGTTATGAAAGAGACGTGCATGGATCGGGAAAGTAATGAGCTTTATTGTCACAAAAGCGAGTCGGGGAAAGTGAGAGCCTGGCGGGACAACGTTCATGAACATGGCACCCGGGAGTACGGAAGCGGCATTTAGGAAAAGTGGATTTCGTACCTTGAGTCCTGCAGTAAGAGATGCTGGAGTCACAAGTGCGAGGTCAAGTAGGGTGGAACCGCGGGAGTATATAAGCTCTCGTCCCTATGTCTGATTATCAGGCATGGGGGCGGGAGTTTTTTTGTCATATTAGAATGCCGCCTCCATCGCGAAGTTGCAAGGGAGCACAACACAAGGCAAGACCGTTTCGTAAAAAACTTGTTAGCGAAGGAGTCGGTATCATGAACTTTCAGCAGATGATTTTGACACTGCAGCAGTTCTGGGCAGCAGAGAACTGCATTCTCGTCCAGCCGTATGACACGGAAAAAGGGGCCGGCACGATGAACCCCATGACTTTTTTACGTTCACTTGGTCCTGAGCCATGGAAGGTAGCTTATGTTGAACCTTCCCGCCGTCCTTCAGACGGACGTTATGGGGAAAACCCGAACCGCTTGTACCAGCATCATCAATTCCAGGTGATTATCAAGCCGTCACCCGATAACATCCAAGAGCTTTATTTGGACAGTCTGAAAGCGCTGGGTGTTGATCCATTGCTGCATGATATCCGCTTTGTCGAAGACAACTGGGAGAATCCATCACTTGGCTGTGCAGGTCTAGGTTGGGAAGTGTGGCTGGACGGGATGGAAATTACACAGTTTACTTACTTCCAACAAGTAGGCGGTATTGAGACTAATCCGGTCGCTGTAGAAATTACTTACGGTATGGAACGGTTGGCCTCTTATATTCAGGATAAAGAAAATGTATTCGATCTGGAATGGGTTGATGGAATTAGCTATGGGGACGTTTTTCATCAGCCAGAGGTAGAGCATTCTACGTATACGTTTGAAGTGTCGGATGTCAAAATGTTGTTCACGCTATTCAACACGTATGAAGAAGAAGCGCGCAGAGCCATGGAGCATCATCTCGTATTCCCTGCTTATGATTATGTGCTGAAATGCTCGCATACCTTTAATCTTTTGGACGCACGTGGTGCAATTAGCGTAACCGAACGTACAGGATTTATTACTAGAGTTCGTAATCTTGCCCGCACGGTAGCTGCGACATATCTGGAGGAACGCGAGAAGCTGGGCTTCCCGCTGCTGAAGAAAGAAGGTGCTGACCGTGTCTAAAGATTTATTGTTTGAGATCGGACTGGAAGAAATTCCTGCGCGGTTTATCCGGGCGGCCATGGAGCAGCTTCAGGACAGAACGTCCAAATGGCTGGAATCCTCCCGTATCACGCACAGCGGAGTCACCGCATACGCCACACCACGCCGTCTTGCGGTACTGGTAAGAGACGTTGCTGAGAAGCAAGTAGATATCAGTGAAGAGGTCAAAGGTCCATCGCGCAAAATTGCTAAGGATGCAAGTGGAGAGTGGAGCAAGGCGGCACTCGGATTTGCCCGTAGCCAAGGTGTGTCCCCTGATGATTTTACGTTTAAAGAACTGGCTGGCGTGGAATATATATATGCCACTAGAAGCAGTGCCGGTGTAGAAACCTCGTCTTTGCTCTCAGAAGGACTTGCAGGAATCGTAAGTGCGATGACTTTTCCGAAAAATATGCGCTGGGGAGCTTACGATTTCAAATTCGTACGTCCGATTCGCTGGTTAGTTGCCCTGTTTGGCAAGGAAATCATTGATTTGGAAATCACAGGTGTAACAGCGGGCAATGTGAGCCGTGGTCACCGTTTCCTCGGTGCAGAAGCTGAAATTACTGAGCCTGCTCTTTATGTGGAAGCTATGCGTACACAGCATGTGCTTGTAGATGTGCAGGAACGCCAAGCGCTTATACTGAGCGGAATTAACAAGCTTGCTGACGAGAAGAGCTGGACGATTGCCATCAAAGAAGATCTGCTGGAAGAAGTGCTATTTCTGGTGGAGACACCTACGGTATTGTTTGGTACCTTTGATCCAGCCTTTCTGAATATACCTCAGGATGTGCTAATTACCTCAATGCGTGAGCATCAGCGTTACTTCCCGGTGTTTGACGCTGCTGGCAAGCTTTTGCCATTCTTTGTAACTGTGCGCAACGGAAATGCGCAATCCCTTGATGTAATAGCCAGAGGGAATGAGAAAGTGCTCCGGGCTCGACTGTCGGATGCCAAATTCTTCTATGAAGAAGATCAGAAGCTGCAAATCAAGGATGCACTCGCCAAACTGGAGAATATCGTCTATCATGAAGAGCTAGGCAGCATCGGAGACAAAGTTCGGCGCATTCGCAAGATTGCCGATCGTTTGGCTGAGAAGTTGAGCTTGTCCACAGCTGTGGCTTCTGAGGTTAGCCGTACTGCAGATATCTGTAAGTTCGATCTGGTCACACAAATGGTTTATGAATTCCCTGAGCTTCAAGGTACCATGGGTGAGGATTATGCCCGTAAAGCTGGGGAGCCGGAAAATGTGGCTAAAGCAATCTTTGAACATTATCAGCCGCGATTTGCCGGTGAAGCTGTTCCAACGACAGAAGCGGGTTATATTGTCAGTCTAGCTGACAAAATTGATAGCATTGTTGGTTGTTTCTCCATTGGCATTATCCCGACAGGCTCTCAGGACCCCTATGCGCTAAGACGTCAAGCGGCAGGAATCGTGCAAATTGTGCTGGAGCATAAATTGCCGATCAATTTGCAGGAAATTTTTGCAGCAGCCATTGAAGTACATGAAAATTCCAAAAATCCGAAACATTTTAGTGATGAACTGCGTATAAGCCTTTACGAGTTCTTTGGTCTGCGCGTCAAACGCCTATTATCCGACAATGTCCGCTATGATGTTGTGGATGCGGTTATTGCCGCTGGTTATGATAATGTGGTTGATGTTGTAGCCAGAAGCCGTGCGCTTATGGATGCTGTTTCTAACCAAGAAGACTTCAAAATTACGGTCGATTCC comes from Paenibacillus sp. 19GGS1-52 and encodes:
- the glyQ gene encoding glycine--tRNA ligase subunit alpha, which produces MNFQQMILTLQQFWAAENCILVQPYDTEKGAGTMNPMTFLRSLGPEPWKVAYVEPSRRPSDGRYGENPNRLYQHHQFQVIIKPSPDNIQELYLDSLKALGVDPLLHDIRFVEDNWENPSLGCAGLGWEVWLDGMEITQFTYFQQVGGIETNPVAVEITYGMERLASYIQDKENVFDLEWVDGISYGDVFHQPEVEHSTYTFEVSDVKMLFTLFNTYEEEARRAMEHHLVFPAYDYVLKCSHTFNLLDARGAISVTERTGFITRVRNLARTVAATYLEEREKLGFPLLKKEGADRV
- a CDS encoding YqzL family protein produces the protein MRDFSWKYFAMTGDVDAYLLYKEAHIPQGEGGTLLVEEEKVCDEEAQ
- the ybeY gene encoding rRNA maturation RNase YbeY, which codes for MSLGIIWNNEQAEYEIKDSLITLLESILQKAAEAEGIIKGEVDLTFVDNERIHELNREYRGIDRPTDVLSFAMNESSEDEPEIIYEVEEGEELEEFPDMLGDIIISVTRAQEQALEYGHSLERELGFLFVHGFLHLLGYDHQDDASEAEMMSKQEQVLIQVGLTR
- the era gene encoding GTPase Era, with the translated sequence MKFKSGFVAIIGRPNVGKSTLMNQVIGQKIAIMSDKPQTTRNKIHGVYTTNDSQIVFLDTPGIHKRQSKLGDYMNQTAMSTLGEVEAVLFLVDASEGMGGGDRYIAEHLNGLKTPVILVLNKIDKIEPEALLPLMAEYQKLHDFAQIVPTSAKFGNNVNTLLEQIAKYLPEGPQYYPSDQITDHPEQFVCAELIREKILQLTREEVPHSIAVAIEDMSVEPNGVVHISAVIFVERDSQKGIIIGKQGALLKEVGRRARTDIENLLGSKIFLELWVKVKKDWRNQDRVLRDLGFHKDL
- the glyS gene encoding glycine--tRNA ligase subunit beta, which codes for MSKDLLFEIGLEEIPARFIRAAMEQLQDRTSKWLESSRITHSGVTAYATPRRLAVLVRDVAEKQVDISEEVKGPSRKIAKDASGEWSKAALGFARSQGVSPDDFTFKELAGVEYIYATRSSAGVETSSLLSEGLAGIVSAMTFPKNMRWGAYDFKFVRPIRWLVALFGKEIIDLEITGVTAGNVSRGHRFLGAEAEITEPALYVEAMRTQHVLVDVQERQALILSGINKLADEKSWTIAIKEDLLEEVLFLVETPTVLFGTFDPAFLNIPQDVLITSMREHQRYFPVFDAAGKLLPFFVTVRNGNAQSLDVIARGNEKVLRARLSDAKFFYEEDQKLQIKDALAKLENIVYHEELGSIGDKVRRIRKIADRLAEKLSLSTAVASEVSRTADICKFDLVTQMVYEFPELQGTMGEDYARKAGEPENVAKAIFEHYQPRFAGEAVPTTEAGYIVSLADKIDSIVGCFSIGIIPTGSQDPYALRRQAAGIVQIVLEHKLPINLQEIFAAAIEVHENSKNPKHFSDELRISLYEFFGLRVKRLLSDNVRYDVVDAVIAAGYDNVVDVVARSRALMDAVSNQEDFKITVDSFNRVSNLAAKATVGIIEPELFTEEAEVKLYEKWQTLHAPYTQALTARNAEEALHILSGLKETVTGFFDSVMVMAEDEQIRANRLALLAGIDADCKAFADFGKLVW
- a CDS encoding diacylglycerol kinase family protein; protein product: MVKNTAVGHKKFWHSFRFAAHGIAGAFQSELNMKVHSYLAVVVLIAAAVFRLPAASWMLLLLAITLVLTAELLNTAIEATIDLVSPEVHPLAKKAKDTAAGAVLLSAVFALITGLYVFYGPVIDWITGLMS
- a CDS encoding cytidine deaminase, with the translated sequence MDSALLLQEAIKARANAYIPYSRFGVGAALLDQDGHVHHGCNVENAAYGPTNCAERTALFRAIADGHKAGSFKAIAVIADTDGPVSPCGVCRQVMIELCPPDMLVILGNMKGDIVETTVRDLLPGAFGPADLEQGQAPE
- the recO gene encoding DNA repair protein RecO; its protein translation is MLHRVEGIVIRSMDYGEGNVIITLCTENAGKVGVLVRGAKKVKSRHAALIQLFTVGQFVFFRTNGGLGTLNSGEIIHSHHPLREDLIKAAYASYACELLDRVLHDDETGSFWFRQLSACLNALQDNKEPSVIINVYEMKILQTAGYGPQLDGCVICGMEKPDEQLLISPRLGGVLCRSCKHNDPPAMEVSPRALKLLRLFARLDLNRLGNVDVKESTRDELKLIMRAFMDMQLGLKLKSQNFLDQLDKYNI